A genomic region of Verrucomicrobiia bacterium contains the following coding sequences:
- a CDS encoding DUF928 domain-containing protein: MRINLWRCGALLVGLCVMLPVAARSEDKPSPPAGETVPPVKFRPPSRGAPATRLTGGSRGSGDATITLDVLAPDETGLTTQEQPSLFWYQSKPAAAKFELTLLEENKLKPLLQVKFERSSKAGIQRIKLSEHGVKLAPNVEYQWVVALVTDPDNRSSDLVASGAIKRIEPSAELRARIAGAGPAALPGIYAEAGIWHDALETLSDMVDARPNDKALRQARADLLTQVGLKAAASSEGALARK; this comes from the coding sequence GTGAGAATTAATTTGTGGCGTTGTGGCGCGTTGCTTGTCGGTCTGTGCGTGATGCTACCGGTCGCGGCCCGGTCGGAGGACAAGCCGTCTCCGCCGGCCGGGGAAACTGTCCCACCGGTGAAGTTTCGACCGCCCTCGCGCGGCGCACCGGCCACGCGCCTGACCGGCGGATCGCGCGGCAGTGGGGACGCGACAATCACTTTGGACGTACTGGCTCCCGACGAGACCGGCTTGACAACTCAGGAACAACCCTCGCTGTTCTGGTATCAATCCAAACCCGCCGCGGCAAAGTTCGAGTTGACGCTGTTGGAAGAGAACAAGCTCAAGCCCTTACTCCAGGTCAAATTCGAGCGTTCCAGCAAGGCCGGCATTCAACGAATCAAACTCTCCGAGCACGGCGTGAAGCTTGCGCCCAATGTTGAATACCAGTGGGTCGTCGCGCTGGTCACCGATCCTGACAACCGTTCGAGCGACTTGGTGGCCAGTGGAGCGATCAAACGCATCGAGCCGTCCGCCGAGTTGCGAGCCAGGATTGCCGGGGCTGGCCCGGCGGCCCTGCCCGGTATCTACGCCGAGGCCGGTATCTGGCATGACGCGCTGGAAACTCTTTCGGATATGGTCGATGCCCGGCCCAACGACAAAGCATTGCGCCAGGCGCGCGCCGATTTATTGACCCAAGTGGGCCTGAAGGCCGCCGCAAGTTCCGAAGGCGCGCTCGCCAGGAAATAA
- a CDS encoding ShlB/FhaC/HecB family hemolysin secretion/activation protein: MMASRRVRHVLALFGLVLLAQTAGAQRLSTSARLFVHGFRFEGNTAFSSEVLAKITAPYANREITTEELEDARRAVTVYYINHGYLNSGALIPDQTPENGVITIRIVEGILSRIELHGNKWLRDDYITSRLQLRSGPPLDMNKLKEGLQVLRQNPNIKQINAELEPGTAPGQSILDLRVVDQQPFRVGLQIDNHRPPSVGAEEISLLAADLNLTGHSDPLDVTYGIANAGENDGWGLSGWHNIGGNYALPLNRYNTTLGVRASRQDTSIVENPFTTLNISSETVDLGVTLRQPVYQTANREVALSVAFDRRQNNSTLFGQPFDISPGATNGQMTAAVLGLSQEFIDRGQNHVLALRSTFNVGLDVLGATDDRVAGDPNGKFFAWLGQAQYIQRLFNTPNQLILRVAGQWTDDKLLALEQISVGGADTVRGYVENQLVRDRGLVSSAEFRVPVLFDKAGNGIVQLAPFFDYGGAWNVNDSQSPSTIYSVGLGVLITPNKRFNAQLYWGYRLNRISIPNDNAQDLGLHFQANLVAF, translated from the coding sequence ATGATGGCGAGTAGGAGAGTCCGCCACGTCCTGGCGTTATTTGGACTGGTATTACTTGCGCAAACCGCCGGTGCGCAGAGGCTGTCCACTAGCGCGCGGCTGTTCGTCCATGGATTTCGATTTGAGGGTAATACCGCCTTTTCGTCGGAAGTCCTGGCGAAAATCACCGCGCCCTATGCGAACCGTGAGATCACCACCGAAGAACTGGAAGACGCGCGTCGTGCCGTCACTGTCTACTACATCAACCACGGGTATCTCAACTCCGGTGCCCTCATCCCGGATCAAACCCCCGAAAACGGTGTCATTACGATTCGCATCGTCGAGGGCATTTTATCCAGGATTGAGTTGCACGGAAATAAATGGTTGCGCGACGACTACATCACCAGCCGATTACAGCTTCGGAGCGGCCCGCCGCTCGACATGAACAAGCTGAAAGAGGGTTTGCAAGTTCTCCGGCAGAATCCAAATATCAAACAGATCAACGCCGAATTGGAGCCGGGCACCGCTCCCGGCCAGAGTATTCTGGATTTACGCGTTGTGGATCAGCAACCGTTTCGGGTCGGCCTCCAGATCGACAATCACCGGCCGCCCAGCGTCGGCGCGGAAGAGATCTCTCTACTGGCGGCAGATCTGAATCTGACCGGACACAGCGACCCGCTGGATGTGACGTATGGAATCGCGAATGCCGGCGAGAATGATGGCTGGGGACTTTCCGGGTGGCACAATATCGGCGGCAACTATGCGTTGCCACTGAACCGTTACAACACCACTCTCGGCGTCCGCGCCAGCCGGCAGGACACCAGCATCGTCGAAAATCCGTTCACTACACTGAACATCAGTAGCGAAACCGTTGACTTGGGCGTCACGTTGCGCCAACCGGTGTATCAGACGGCGAATCGTGAAGTGGCGCTATCGGTCGCATTCGACCGGCGTCAGAACAATTCCACGCTCTTCGGCCAGCCGTTCGATATCTCGCCGGGAGCTACGAACGGCCAGATGACAGCAGCGGTTTTGGGATTGTCGCAAGAGTTCATCGACCGCGGCCAGAATCATGTGCTCGCGTTGCGATCCACCTTCAATGTTGGTTTGGATGTGCTTGGCGCAACGGACGACAGGGTGGCTGGCGATCCGAACGGGAAGTTTTTTGCCTGGCTGGGTCAGGCGCAGTACATCCAACGCCTCTTCAACACGCCGAACCAACTTATCTTGCGCGTCGCCGGGCAATGGACCGACGACAAATTGCTGGCGCTCGAACAAATCAGCGTTGGTGGGGCGGACACCGTGCGGGGCTATGTGGAAAATCAACTGGTGCGCGACCGCGGCCTGGTGTCGTCGGCGGAGTTTCGGGTGCCGGTGCTTTTCGACAAAGCTGGCAACGGGATCGTCCAGTTGGCGCCCTTCTTTGATTACGGCGGTGCGTGGAACGTCAATGATTCACAAAGTCCAAGCACGATCTACAGTGTCGGCTTGGGAGTGTTGATTACTCCCAACAAGCGCTTCAACGCCCAGCTTTACTGGGGCTACCGGCTGAACCGCATCTCCATCCCGAATGACAACGCCCAGGACCTCGGGCTGCATTTTCAGGCGAACCTCGTGGCGTTCTGA
- a CDS encoding filamentous hemagglutinin N-terminal domain-containing protein has product MAGSGGLSSEAGQVTFDHSLGQTGQSLSGPAFNITSGDGKTVGHNLFFSFSQFDLSSGDIATFSGPNTIQNILSRVTGGSPSSIDGLIRSTISGANVFFINPKGIIFGPNARIDVSGSFAASTADYLKLADGARFVAAVGADDSLLSSAPVSAFGFLGGSPGSIAVQQGVLAVPAGKSISLVGGDISVDGGLVQAPAGQINMVSVQSAGEVPVDPTTLSVAAFNAAFPQQGQISLLNGAQLDANGDGGGRIVIRGGGLMVDGSFIQANTTGAGDGQGIDISVVNDLNLVNGGQIDSLSTMGLGAGGNISITAGSIRLDGGGLTDNNFNPTTQISAATGDPLLGGGAGKGGDITIQAGSLELVNSAQISSATFGAGNAGRIDITASSVRLDAMLTTPTQITANSQQINGGGNAGDIIIQTDSLEILNGATLLAATFGSGDAGFIGITAKSVNMSAFGTVAAATFGSGKGGSVEITANSILLDSSFIQAVTTSSDAPAPGGDIHISAGMLELRNMSSIFTDSSGAGPSGNVEIQAGNVTLAGSSTIKAAGEADGAAGGVSLQVDGSLTMTDHSALQVSAANNDGGDISVMAGRDIQLKHSQITAEAALNGGNIELTAGRRIYLLHSPLSANAHQGNGGNITFDPTFVILNESPITAKVDVQGNGGKVTVNSDFFFASESPFDVSTPSGIPGTVVVTAPNVDLSGSLVALPADLLDAESLLRPDCGVRLAGNVSSFIVLGPGGLPIEPGGFVPSSVPMGADDGE; this is encoded by the coding sequence ACATCGCGACCTTTTCTGGCCCGAACACGATCCAGAACATTTTATCCCGAGTCACCGGTGGCAGTCCCTCTTCGATTGATGGACTAATCCGCTCCACGATCTCAGGAGCCAACGTTTTCTTTATCAATCCCAAGGGCATCATCTTCGGTCCCAACGCCAGGATCGACGTCAGCGGTTCCTTCGCCGCCAGCACCGCCGATTATCTGAAATTAGCCGATGGTGCGCGATTCGTGGCCGCGGTGGGTGCGGACGATTCCCTTTTGAGTTCGGCTCCGGTTAGCGCTTTTGGATTTCTCGGAGGAAGTCCCGGCAGTATTGCGGTGCAGCAGGGTGTCCTTGCTGTGCCAGCCGGCAAATCAATCTCGCTCGTCGGCGGTGACATTTCCGTCGATGGCGGTTTGGTGCAGGCGCCTGCCGGGCAAATCAACATGGTCAGCGTCCAATCCGCCGGGGAAGTGCCTGTGGATCCGACGACACTGAGCGTCGCGGCATTCAACGCGGCGTTTCCGCAACAAGGCCAGATCAGTTTGCTAAACGGTGCGCAACTCGACGCGAATGGTGACGGTGGCGGCCGGATTGTCATCCGCGGCGGTGGCCTGATGGTGGACGGTTCCTTTATCCAGGCCAATACCACCGGCGCGGGCGACGGTCAGGGAATCGACATCTCCGTTGTCAACGATTTGAATCTCGTCAATGGTGGCCAAATCGACAGCCTGTCGACCATGGGCCTTGGCGCGGGCGGAAATATCAGCATCACGGCCGGCTCGATCCGGTTGGATGGCGGCGGCTTGACGGACAATAATTTTAACCCGACGACGCAAATCTCCGCCGCAACCGGGGATCCACTTCTTGGCGGTGGTGCTGGCAAGGGCGGCGACATCACGATTCAAGCCGGCAGCCTCGAATTGGTAAACAGTGCCCAAATCTCTTCCGCTACCTTCGGCGCCGGAAATGCCGGGCGCATCGACATCACGGCTTCGTCCGTGCGACTTGACGCGATGCTCACCACGCCCACGCAGATCACTGCGAACAGTCAGCAGATCAATGGCGGCGGTAACGCCGGCGATATAATTATCCAGACGGATTCTCTCGAAATACTTAACGGTGCCACGCTCCTCGCGGCCACGTTTGGCTCTGGGGATGCGGGTTTCATCGGCATCACCGCCAAGTCTGTCAACATGTCCGCTTTTGGGACTGTAGCGGCGGCCACTTTTGGTTCTGGGAAGGGTGGCAGTGTCGAAATCACGGCCAACTCCATTCTACTCGACTCATCGTTCATCCAGGCAGTCACCACCAGCTCCGACGCGCCAGCGCCCGGCGGTGACATTCACATCTCCGCCGGCATGCTCGAACTGCGGAACATGAGCTCGATTTTTACCGACAGCTCCGGCGCCGGTCCGAGCGGCAACGTCGAGATTCAAGCCGGGAACGTGACGCTGGCGGGCAGTTCCACAATAAAAGCGGCCGGCGAGGCAGACGGAGCGGCCGGTGGAGTCTCATTGCAGGTGGACGGCTCGTTGACAATGACCGATCACAGTGCGCTGCAGGTTTCGGCGGCGAACAACGACGGCGGCGATATCTCCGTGATGGCCGGCAGGGACATTCAACTCAAGCACAGCCAGATCACTGCCGAAGCCGCGCTGAATGGCGGCAACATCGAATTGACGGCTGGACGCCGCATCTATTTGTTACACAGTCCCCTCAGCGCCAACGCGCATCAGGGTAATGGTGGGAATATCACGTTCGATCCGACCTTCGTAATATTGAATGAGAGCCCAATTACCGCCAAGGTGGATGTCCAGGGCAATGGGGGCAAGGTCACGGTCAACTCTGACTTCTTCTTCGCCTCCGAAAGTCCGTTTGACGTATCGACGCCGTCCGGGATTCCCGGCACTGTGGTCGTTACCGCCCCGAATGTGGATCTAAGCGGAAGCCTCGTGGCCTTGCCGGCGGATCTTCTGGACGCGGAATCCTTGTTGCGTCCCGATTGCGGAGTGCGATTGGCCGGTAATGTCAGCAGTTTCATCGTGCTTGGGCCCGGAGGATTGCCCATCGAGCCAGGCGGGTTCGTGCCAAGTTCAGTGCCGATGGGTGCGGATGATGGCGAGTAG